In Microbacterium foliorum, the following proteins share a genomic window:
- a CDS encoding solute symporter family protein, whose protein sequence is MIHSATQAVEVESNPILNISIFGAFVAVTLFIVIRASKNNKTAADYYAAGRSFTGPQNGFAIAGDYLSAASFLGICGAIAINGYDGFLYSIGFLVAWLVALLLVAELMRNTGKFTMADVLSFRLKQRPVRMAAAITTLAVCFFYLLAQMAGAGGLVSLLLGIDGRVGQSIVIAVVGLLMIVYVLIGGMKGTTWVQIVKAFLLIGGAIAMTIWVLAINGFSLNTLLEAAVANSDKGDAILGPGLQYGANPWDFVSLGMALVLGTAGLPHVLMRFYTVPTAKEARRSVVWAIWLIGGFYLLTLVLGYGAGALVGADVIAAAPGGPNSAAPLLALYLGGPVLLGFISAVAFATILAVVAGLTITAAASFAHDIYANVIQKGKKDSAGNPVEPDPDGEVRVARRTVVVIGILAIVGGIGAQGQNIAFLVALAFAVAASANLPTILYSLFWRRFNTRGAVWSMYGGLAAAIILIVLSPVFSGSPTSMIPGIDIVLWPMNNPGIVSIPLGFFLGWLGTVTSRTKESPLLAAEMEVRSLTGFGAEKAVDH, encoded by the coding sequence ATGATCCACTCTGCAACCCAGGCGGTCGAGGTCGAGAGCAATCCCATTCTCAACATCTCGATCTTCGGTGCATTCGTCGCGGTGACGTTGTTCATCGTGATTCGCGCGAGCAAGAACAACAAGACGGCGGCTGACTACTATGCCGCCGGGCGCTCGTTCACGGGGCCGCAGAACGGCTTCGCGATCGCCGGCGATTATCTTTCTGCGGCGTCGTTCCTCGGAATCTGCGGAGCGATCGCGATCAACGGCTACGACGGATTCCTCTATTCGATCGGATTCCTCGTCGCCTGGCTCGTCGCGTTGCTTCTCGTCGCAGAGCTCATGCGCAATACCGGCAAGTTCACGATGGCCGACGTGCTGTCCTTCCGGCTGAAGCAGCGCCCGGTGCGCATGGCGGCCGCGATCACCACGCTCGCCGTGTGCTTCTTCTACCTGCTCGCGCAGATGGCGGGTGCCGGCGGCCTGGTCTCGCTGCTGCTCGGCATCGACGGCCGGGTCGGGCAGTCGATCGTCATCGCGGTGGTCGGCCTGCTGATGATCGTCTACGTCCTCATCGGCGGTATGAAGGGCACGACCTGGGTGCAGATCGTGAAGGCGTTCCTGCTCATCGGCGGTGCCATCGCGATGACGATCTGGGTGCTGGCGATCAACGGGTTCAGCCTCAACACGCTGCTCGAGGCGGCCGTGGCGAACTCCGACAAGGGCGACGCCATCCTCGGGCCGGGGCTGCAGTACGGTGCGAACCCGTGGGACTTCGTGTCCCTCGGCATGGCTCTCGTGCTCGGAACCGCTGGACTCCCGCACGTGCTGATGCGCTTCTACACGGTGCCCACGGCCAAGGAAGCCCGCCGTTCGGTGGTGTGGGCGATCTGGCTCATCGGCGGCTTCTATCTGCTGACGTTGGTGCTCGGGTACGGAGCGGGGGCGCTCGTCGGTGCGGATGTGATCGCGGCGGCTCCGGGTGGACCGAACTCCGCCGCTCCGCTGCTCGCGCTGTACCTGGGAGGACCGGTACTGCTCGGCTTCATCTCGGCGGTCGCGTTCGCGACGATCCTCGCCGTGGTAGCCGGACTCACGATCACGGCAGCCGCCTCGTTCGCACATGACATCTATGCGAACGTGATCCAGAAGGGAAAGAAGGACTCCGCGGGCAACCCCGTCGAGCCCGACCCTGACGGCGAGGTGCGCGTCGCCCGGCGAACGGTGGTCGTGATCGGCATCCTTGCCATCGTCGGCGGCATCGGCGCGCAGGGGCAGAACATCGCCTTCCTCGTGGCGCTCGCCTTCGCGGTCGCCGCCTCGGCGAATCTGCCGACGATCCTCTACTCGCTGTTCTGGAGACGATTCAACACGCGCGGGGCCGTCTGGAGCATGTACGGCGGTCTTGCGGCGGCGATCATCCTCATCGTCCTGTCGCCGGTGTTCTCCGGTTCGCCGACGTCGATGATCCCCGGAATCGACATCGTCCTGTGGCCGATGAACAATCCGGGCATCGTGTCGATCCCGCTCGGCTTCTTCCTCGGCTGGCTCGGAACCGTCACGAGCCGCACCAAGGAGTCGCCACTCCTGGCGGCCGAGATGGAGGTGCGCTCGCTCACCGGGTTCGGAGCGGAGAAGGCCGTGGATCACTGA
- a CDS encoding methylated-DNA--[protein]-cysteine S-methyltransferase — protein MTFRYDFAPTPFGDALAVFSDEGLVRFDLSESDDPSVPWVLENVSGQLRAVPEPDPGAADEVTELLDAYFDGSPVRFQDHLAFDWRLVDGFARTALQTISTIEWGETMSYGEIAALAGRPGAARAVGTACRLTPFSIVVPVHRVVRWDGTAGQYGAHPERKRFLLDLESHR, from the coding sequence ATGACCTTCCGCTACGACTTCGCACCGACCCCGTTCGGAGACGCCCTCGCCGTGTTCTCCGACGAGGGTCTCGTCCGATTCGACCTCTCGGAATCAGACGACCCTTCGGTTCCCTGGGTTCTCGAGAACGTCTCGGGTCAGCTTCGCGCCGTGCCCGAGCCGGACCCGGGCGCAGCCGACGAGGTCACCGAGCTCCTCGATGCGTACTTCGACGGCTCGCCGGTGCGCTTCCAGGATCATCTTGCGTTCGACTGGCGTCTCGTCGACGGGTTCGCCCGCACCGCACTGCAGACGATCAGCACGATCGAGTGGGGAGAGACGATGAGCTACGGCGAGATCGCGGCTCTCGCCGGTCGCCCCGGTGCCGCCCGCGCCGTCGGCACCGCCTGCCGCCTCACGCCCTTCTCGATCGTCGTCCCCGTTCACCGCGTGGTGCGGTGGGACGGAACGGCGGGGCAGTACGGCGCGCATCCCGAGCGCAAGAGATTCCTTCTCGACCTCGAGTCGCACCGCTGA
- a CDS encoding LuxR C-terminal-related transcriptional regulator, producing the protein MSTSTPMESETELVARAVRELAQRTRFPVTFGGLVDEGVVSVTSIVGNRTRSLDGLRVRPERGLGGRAMMELRPRMTSDYGSSQQITHDYDVFVLGEGLRTLLALPIIVSGRPRGVLYAGTWDTTPVGGVTTAPAMQVAQSVAEELRVRDEVERRLRAVTPASASVAPRHREELRESFAELRSIGASVDDAELRARIAQVEQRLVMLAEDAVPTGTGPISTIHLSRRETDVLACAALGATNAEIAGQLGLREGTVKAYLGTAMSKLDASTRHAAVAKARRAGLLP; encoded by the coding sequence GTGAGCACATCGACCCCGATGGAATCAGAGACCGAGCTCGTCGCCAGAGCCGTGCGCGAGCTCGCTCAGCGCACCCGATTTCCCGTCACTTTCGGAGGACTCGTCGACGAGGGCGTCGTCAGCGTCACCAGCATCGTCGGAAATCGCACGCGCAGCCTCGACGGACTGCGGGTGAGACCCGAGCGTGGTCTCGGCGGGCGGGCGATGATGGAGCTGCGCCCTCGGATGACCAGCGACTACGGTTCCTCGCAGCAGATCACCCATGACTACGACGTGTTCGTGCTCGGAGAGGGGCTGCGGACGCTGCTCGCTCTGCCGATCATCGTGAGCGGTCGCCCTCGGGGCGTGCTCTATGCCGGCACCTGGGACACGACACCCGTCGGAGGCGTGACGACCGCTCCGGCGATGCAGGTCGCGCAGTCGGTGGCGGAGGAGCTTCGCGTTCGCGACGAGGTGGAGCGACGACTGCGCGCGGTGACGCCGGCCTCCGCATCCGTCGCGCCTCGCCATCGCGAGGAGCTGCGCGAGAGCTTCGCAGAGCTTCGCAGCATCGGGGCATCCGTCGACGATGCCGAGCTCCGCGCGCGGATCGCGCAGGTGGAGCAGCGTCTCGTGATGCTCGCGGAGGACGCTGTGCCGACGGGCACCGGACCGATCTCGACCATTCATCTCTCCCGTCGTGAGACCGATGTGCTCGCCTGCGCGGCCCTAGGGGCGACGAATGCGGAGATCGCCGGCCAGCTGGGCCTCCGCGAGGGCACGGTCAAGGCCTACCTCGGAACGGCGATGTCGAAGCTCGACGCGTCGACCCGCCACGCCGCCGTGGCCAAGGCGCGCCGCGCCGGGCTGCTCCCCTGA
- a CDS encoding DUF485 domain-containing protein gives MTDHPTADSPGAIDYIAVEQSPRFRELKKTQRSFIFPLAAFFLIWYFVYVLLAAFAIDFMSQKVWGDITVGLLMGLGQFVTTFAITMGYVAFANRRLDPIATEIRDELEKAQAEA, from the coding sequence ATGACCGACCATCCGACGGCAGATTCGCCGGGAGCGATCGACTACATCGCTGTCGAGCAATCACCACGATTCCGCGAGTTGAAGAAGACGCAGCGATCGTTCATCTTCCCGCTCGCGGCGTTCTTCCTCATCTGGTACTTCGTCTACGTCCTGCTCGCCGCATTCGCGATCGACTTCATGTCGCAGAAGGTGTGGGGCGATATCACCGTCGGACTGCTCATGGGTCTCGGGCAGTTCGTCACCACCTTCGCGATCACGATGGGCTATGTCGCGTTCGCGAATCGCAGACTCGACCCGATAGCGACCGAGATCCGTGACGAACTCGAGAAGGCGCAGGCGGAGGCATGA